One genomic segment of Paraburkholderia phymatum STM815 includes these proteins:
- a CDS encoding efflux transporter outer membrane subunit, translated as MKNQSNAGRRASGALKMGVSVMFAAVLSACVNYAGIHSDAKTTEPQQYATQQSIPAESGHWPAANWADQFGDAQLKALIDEALKGSPTLEQARARVASASAYSETAKASTMPRVDADYSLTRQQYSGTALVPPPTGGSWQTENKGLLSASYDLDLWGKNREALKAAISQLQASQADAEVVKLTLTTSIARTYNQLARLYALRDIAQQEIVQREQIDRITAGRIATGLDTEVERKTAQANLATSRATLKSLDGQILATRYQIAALLGAGPDRGLQIARPTLGIGDDVNLPDNLPADLVSRRPDIVAARWRVDAMTHDVKEAKAEFYPDINLSAAIGLDAFGFGRFLTAASRTASVGPAIHLPIFDAGELRAQLKGRYADFDYAVATYNQTLVTALSEVATQLAGVRSTDGQLVDAQTAQDAARQADSLALVQYKAGLTNQLTVLNADVNALAADQAVANLRMDRRDQQIALASALGGGFVDTSNTDQNAHVTSAPETSANAAH; from the coding sequence ATGAAAAATCAATCAAATGCCGGACGGCGCGCTTCCGGCGCGCTGAAAATGGGCGTGTCCGTGATGTTCGCTGCCGTGCTGTCGGCGTGCGTCAACTACGCGGGCATTCATAGCGATGCGAAGACGACCGAACCGCAGCAGTACGCGACGCAGCAAAGCATTCCCGCCGAGTCGGGCCATTGGCCTGCCGCCAATTGGGCCGATCAGTTCGGCGACGCGCAACTGAAGGCGCTGATCGACGAGGCACTGAAGGGCAGTCCGACGCTTGAACAGGCCCGCGCCCGTGTGGCATCGGCGTCGGCGTATAGCGAAACGGCGAAGGCAAGCACGATGCCGCGCGTCGACGCCGACTATTCGCTTACGCGTCAGCAGTATTCGGGCACCGCGCTCGTGCCGCCGCCGACGGGTGGCTCGTGGCAGACGGAGAACAAGGGTCTGCTGAGCGCTTCGTACGATCTCGACCTGTGGGGCAAGAACCGCGAAGCGCTGAAGGCGGCGATCTCGCAACTGCAGGCGAGCCAGGCCGATGCCGAAGTCGTCAAGCTCACGCTGACGACTTCGATTGCGCGCACGTACAACCAGCTTGCGCGTCTGTATGCATTGCGCGATATCGCGCAGCAGGAGATCGTACAGCGCGAACAGATCGACAGAATTACGGCGGGCCGCATCGCGACGGGCCTCGATACGGAAGTCGAGCGCAAGACGGCTCAGGCGAATCTCGCGACGAGCCGCGCCACGTTGAAGTCGCTCGACGGTCAGATTCTTGCCACGCGATATCAGATCGCCGCGCTGCTCGGCGCTGGCCCGGACCGTGGACTGCAGATCGCGCGTCCCACGCTCGGCATCGGCGACGACGTGAATCTGCCCGACAACCTCCCCGCGGATCTGGTAAGCCGCCGTCCCGACATCGTCGCCGCACGCTGGCGCGTCGATGCAATGACGCACGACGTAAAGGAGGCGAAAGCCGAGTTCTATCCCGACATCAACCTGAGCGCGGCGATCGGACTCGACGCGTTCGGTTTCGGCCGATTCTTGACGGCGGCGAGCCGCACGGCATCCGTCGGTCCCGCGATACATCTGCCCATCTTCGATGCCGGCGAACTACGCGCGCAACTGAAGGGCCGTTACGCCGATTTCGACTATGCCGTCGCAACCTACAACCAGACGCTCGTTACCGCGTTGAGCGAGGTTGCCACGCAACTTGCCGGCGTGCGTTCGACGGACGGCCAACTCGTCGACGCGCAAACCGCACAGGACGCCGCGCGCCAGGCCGATTCGCTCGCACTCGTGCAATACAAGGCCGGGCTCACGAACCAGCTGACGGTATTGAATGCCGATGTGAATGCGCTTGCCGCCGATCAGGCCGTTGCGAACCTGCGAATGGACCGCCGCGATCAGCAGATCGCGCTGGCATCCGCGCTGGGCGGCGGCTTCGTCGATACCTCGAACACGGACCAGAACGCGCACGTCACGTCCGCCCCTGAAACGTCTGCCAACGCCGCGCATTGA
- a CDS encoding HlyD family secretion protein — MSEIETTERDTPQTPQTPQTPQTPQTPQTPQTPQTPQAKPEAAAAPAAGAAEPNTRKRKLLLSLLGVAVVTSAAAYGAYYMTVARYHETTDDAYVSGNLVQLTPQVTGTVIAVNADDTQIVKMGDPVVKLDDADAKVALGNAEATLGQTVRQVSSLYVNNDFYAANVAQKQSDLARAQDDLRRRQAVAGTGAVSAEDIAHARDTVTAAQAALDAARQQAQANRALTDRTTVAQHPNVQAAASKVRDAYLAYARNTLPAPVTGYVAKRSVQVGQRVSPGTPLMAVVPLDGVWVDANYKESQLRNMRIGQPVMLTADVYGGKVRYHGRVVGFSAGTGSAFATLPAQNATGNWIKVVQRLPARIQLDEKELEAHPLRIGLSMEVDVDTRDNTGAQLGAALNTTYRTDVFAEYGAQADAEIDRIIAQNMVPTHAESRPFAKRETGDKAGTAQHAG; from the coding sequence ATGAGCGAAATCGAAACCACCGAGCGCGATACGCCGCAAACGCCGCAAACGCCGCAAACGCCGCAAACGCCGCAAACGCCGCAAACGCCGCAAACGCCGCAAACGCCGCAAGCGAAGCCCGAAGCGGCGGCGGCCCCGGCTGCGGGCGCGGCGGAACCGAATACGCGCAAGCGCAAGCTGCTGCTGTCGCTGCTCGGCGTGGCCGTCGTCACATCGGCTGCCGCGTACGGCGCGTACTACATGACGGTTGCGCGCTACCACGAGACCACGGACGACGCCTACGTGAGCGGCAATCTCGTGCAACTCACGCCGCAAGTGACGGGCACCGTCATCGCCGTGAATGCCGACGATACGCAGATCGTGAAGATGGGCGACCCCGTCGTGAAACTCGACGATGCCGATGCGAAGGTCGCGCTCGGAAACGCAGAAGCGACGCTCGGGCAGACCGTTCGGCAAGTCAGCAGCCTGTACGTGAACAACGATTTCTACGCGGCGAACGTCGCGCAGAAGCAATCGGATCTGGCGCGCGCGCAGGACGATCTGCGCCGCCGCCAGGCCGTCGCCGGCACGGGCGCAGTGTCCGCCGAAGACATCGCCCACGCACGCGACACCGTGACGGCCGCGCAGGCCGCGCTCGACGCTGCGCGTCAGCAGGCGCAAGCGAACCGTGCTTTGACCGATCGCACGACGGTCGCGCAGCACCCGAACGTGCAGGCCGCGGCGTCAAAGGTGCGCGACGCGTACCTCGCGTATGCGCGCAACACGCTGCCCGCGCCTGTCACCGGGTATGTTGCAAAGCGTTCGGTGCAAGTCGGACAGCGTGTGTCGCCGGGCACGCCGTTGATGGCCGTGGTGCCGCTCGACGGCGTATGGGTCGACGCGAACTACAAGGAGAGCCAGCTGCGCAACATGCGCATCGGCCAGCCCGTCATGCTGACGGCCGACGTGTACGGCGGCAAGGTTCGGTATCACGGCCGCGTCGTCGGCTTCTCCGCCGGCACGGGCAGCGCGTTCGCCACGCTGCCCGCGCAGAACGCAACGGGCAACTGGATCAAGGTCGTGCAACGACTGCCCGCGCGCATCCAGCTCGACGAGAAGGAACTCGAAGCGCATCCACTGCGGATCGGACTGTCGATGGAAGTCGACGTGGATACGCGCGACAACACGGGCGCGCAACTCGGCGCCGCCCTGAATACGACGTATCGCACCGACGTGTTTGCCGAATACGGCGCGCAGGCCGACGCGGAGATCGACAGGATCATCGCGCAGAACATGGTGCCGACTCATGCGGAGTCCCGGCCGTTCGCCAAGCGCGAAACCGGCGATAAAGCCGGCACGGCACAGCACGCGGGCTAA
- a CDS encoding MarR family winged helix-turn-helix transcriptional regulator gives MSHYSKEAFHLTDNVGFAISKARNLIVGQMDAAVRGLNVRAHHIGIFMSLLRGTDTTPAMLSRHLGIDTGLMTRTLDKLERLGMLTRTRDQDDRRVVNLELTEAGREVALRITEIAPDVLNARLQCFTTEEFDELRRLLRKFLND, from the coding sequence ATGTCGCACTATTCGAAGGAAGCGTTTCATTTGACCGACAACGTCGGTTTCGCGATCAGCAAGGCGCGTAATCTGATCGTCGGGCAAATGGACGCGGCGGTGAGAGGTCTGAACGTGCGGGCTCATCACATCGGCATCTTCATGTCGCTACTGCGCGGCACGGATACGACGCCGGCGATGCTGTCGCGGCACCTGGGCATCGACACGGGCCTGATGACGCGCACGCTGGACAAGCTTGAAAGGCTCGGCATGCTGACACGTACCCGCGATCAGGACGACCGCCGCGTGGTGAATCTGGAACTGACCGAGGCCGGCCGCGAGGTTGCGCTGCGGATCACGGAGATCGCGCCCGACGTGCTCAATGCGCGGCTTCAATGCTTCACCACGGAAGAATTCGATGAACTGCGCCGTCTGCTTCGCAAGTTCCTCAACGATTGA
- a CDS encoding MarR family winged helix-turn-helix transcriptional regulator, which produces MRHYTKDNFRLTESVGFQLVKARNLIVTEMDAALKDLDISGQQMGILLMLRQKLASTPFELSKMLGIDTGLMTRMLDKLEAKALVVRSRDQEDRRVVNLALTKAGIAVADQIPEIAPDVLNARLKDFSKAELNELRRLLRKFISD; this is translated from the coding sequence GTGCGTCACTACACCAAAGACAATTTCAGGCTCACGGAGAGCGTCGGCTTTCAGCTCGTCAAGGCGCGCAACCTGATCGTGACCGAGATGGACGCGGCGCTCAAAGACCTCGATATCTCCGGCCAGCAAATGGGCATCCTGCTGATGCTCAGGCAGAAACTTGCGTCGACGCCGTTCGAACTGTCGAAGATGCTCGGCATCGACACGGGCCTGATGACGCGCATGCTCGACAAGCTCGAAGCGAAAGCGCTAGTGGTCCGCTCGCGCGACCAGGAAGACCGTCGCGTCGTCAATCTCGCGCTGACGAAGGCCGGCATCGCGGTCGCCGACCAGATTCCGGAAATCGCACCCGACGTGCTGAACGCGCGCCTGAAGGACTTCTCGAAGGCCGAACTCAACGAACTGCGCCGTCTGCTGCGCAAATTCATCAGCGACTGA